The Candidatus Tiamatella incendiivivens genome includes a region encoding these proteins:
- a CDS encoding CBS domain-containing protein, with amino-acid sequence MNLDNIPIKDFSRTACVLSKDESLSEALRAMKKCKSDRIILKSKTEDIAGIATKFDITMKLATERTRRTEPSSWRISGFMSYPVLTIGQNKSVRVAVEIMWKNKFSSLPILDSDVQIFDKFSIAELLVDNKTNVLEISRTPPITLRLSDRILHARMKIAESNISFLPAIGDDGDFRGVIGIDEILDILTEYYETSRKTPKHLTEISYLVVGDAIKQRPPTVGAGDAVGEAASLMLKNGYRGVVVLDNSGKPVGLITGQELIGYLRRMGGNLIPPNSINRRV; translated from the coding sequence TTGAATCTAGATAACATTCCAATTAAGGATTTTTCGAGGACTGCTTGTGTGCTATCCAAAGATGAATCACTGAGTGAAGCACTCAGAGCTATGAAGAAATGTAAAAGTGACAGAATCATACTTAAATCAAAAACAGAAGATATAGCTGGAATAGCAACTAAGTTTGATATAACAATGAAACTAGCTACAGAACGAACCAGGAGGACTGAACCATCATCTTGGAGAATCTCAGGTTTTATGAGTTACCCTGTTCTTACAATAGGTCAAAATAAAAGTGTGCGCGTAGCTGTCGAGATCATGTGGAAGAACAAGTTTTCGAGTTTGCCTATACTGGATAGCGACGTGCAAATATTTGATAAATTCAGCATAGCAGAGTTATTGGTTGACAATAAAACCAATGTACTTGAAATATCAAGGACGCCGCCAATAACACTAAGATTAAGCGATAGAATCCTACATGCAAGAATGAAAATAGCTGAAAGCAATATTAGCTTCCTACCTGCGATAGGCGATGATGGAGATTTTAGGGGAGTTATTGGAATAGATGAAATCCTCGATATTCTAACGGAATACTATGAAACTTCGAGAAAGACCCCCAAGCATCTTACTGAAATTTCATACCTGGTAGTAGGTGACGCAATAAAACAGAGGCCTCCTACAGTGGGAGCAGGGGATGCTGTAGGTGAAGCGGCAAGTTTAATGCTAAAAAACGGATATCGGGGAGTTGTGGTGTTAGATAACTCTGGAAAACCTGTTGGGTTAATAACAGGTCAAGAGTTAATAGGATATCTAAGGAGAATGGGGGGAAATCTTATTCCACCTAACTCTATTAACCGACGAGTTTAA
- a CDS encoding Mut7-C RNAse domain-containing protein codes for MPASCNKNAKFIIDRMHGDLARWLRILGYDTLYSPNLSDYRIIQIARRTGRIIVTRDRGLVAWARRKKLKAYIIAGIEPEEKLSEIAKYTHICLDFDWNRTRCPLCNNMLVRIPKNEVKGKVPPKVYEEHEEFWYCNRCNKIYWIGSHWKDILSRLEKAKSLTSRGSK; via the coding sequence TTGCCTGCATCATGTAACAAGAATGCCAAGTTTATTATAGATAGAATGCATGGAGATTTAGCCAGATGGCTTAGAATCCTAGGTTACGATACCCTGTATAGCCCGAATTTATCAGACTATAGGATAATTCAAATTGCCAGAAGAACCGGGAGGATTATTGTCACAAGGGACAGAGGCCTTGTAGCGTGGGCAAGGAGAAAAAAGCTAAAAGCTTATATTATTGCAGGAATCGAGCCCGAAGAGAAGTTAAGTGAAATAGCGAAATACACTCATATTTGCCTAGACTTTGACTGGAACAGGACAAGGTGCCCTTTATGCAACAACATGCTAGTTAGAATACCGAAAAATGAAGTAAAAGGTAAGGTCCCCCCTAAGGTCTATGAAGAGCACGAAGAATTCTGGTATTGTAATAGGTGCAATAAAATATATTGGATTGGGTCTCACTGGAAGGATATCCTTTCACGGCTCGAAAAAGCGAAAAGCCTTACATCAAGGGGAAGCAAATAA
- a CDS encoding TIGR00296 family protein, whose protein sequence is MEARPVGPEELSFDEGVFLVKLARRTVEKYLGVTSEAYSELPNEKFGRPGAAFVTIETYNNESRSLRGCIGYIKPVKPLYLTVKEVALQAAFNDPRFPPMRKDEINNITFEVSVLSEMEKAPSDRENRKKFVKIGRDGLLVGYGLISGLLLPQVPVEYGWSIEEFLSETCVKAGLPWDCWFNPRVDVYRFRARIWREVKPKGRIEERDLHQEWLEKTSYRA, encoded by the coding sequence ATGGAAGCTAGACCTGTAGGCCCAGAGGAGCTCTCTTTCGATGAAGGCGTGTTTCTAGTGAAACTTGCCAGAAGAACTGTGGAGAAGTACCTTGGAGTAACTAGTGAAGCCTATTCTGAACTTCCAAACGAGAAATTTGGAAGACCTGGTGCTGCTTTTGTTACAATTGAAACCTACAACAATGAGTCTAGAAGTTTAAGAGGATGTATAGGCTACATAAAGCCAGTAAAGCCGCTATATCTCACGGTGAAAGAAGTAGCATTACAAGCAGCATTTAATGACCCTAGGTTCCCTCCTATGAGAAAGGATGAAATCAACAATATAACCTTCGAAGTATCTGTGCTAAGTGAAATGGAAAAGGCGCCCTCGGATCGAGAGAATAGGAAGAAGTTTGTGAAGATAGGGAGAGACGGGTTACTTGTCGGTTACGGACTAATTTCCGGTTTACTTCTTCCACAGGTACCAGTTGAATACGGTTGGAGCATTGAAGAATTCCTGTCAGAGACCTGTGTTAAGGCTGGATTGCCTTGGGATTGCTGGTTCAACCCAAGAGTAGATGTATACAGGTTTCGAGCCCGCATATGGAGAGAGGTGAAACCGAAAGGAAGAATAGAAGAGCGAGACCTTCATCAAGAGTGGCTAGAGAAAACAAGTTATCGGGCTTAA
- a CDS encoding protein translocase SEC61 complex subunit gamma produces MSLWVKLKEMVGMWKTIFLLAKKPDDEEFKLISKLTFLGFGLVGGIAYIIHLIFVIMS; encoded by the coding sequence ATGTCTTTATGGGTAAAACTAAAGGAAATGGTTGGCATGTGGAAAACGATATTCCTACTAGCTAAGAAGCCTGATGATGAGGAATTCAAGCTTATATCAAAGCTAACTTTCTTAGGTTTCGGCCTAGTAGGTGGTATAGCTTATATTATACATCTAATATTCGTTATAATGTCCTAG
- a CDS encoding transcription elongation factor Spt5 — translation MSEQEKPIRRQFYGISVTAGREIAVALIIKQRVTTMELPVYSIIVPDRIRGMIILEVEGLHALYQATLGVKHVKRRRPVLIKENEIEQFVVVRPVTVHLKPGDIVTIIRGPLRGVKGKVINVNEKKEEVELSILETDFRMTTTVPLDDVRPAEGE, via the coding sequence GTGAGCGAGCAGGAGAAACCTATTAGAAGACAGTTTTACGGGATCAGTGTTACTGCTGGAAGAGAAATAGCTGTGGCTCTCATCATAAAACAAAGGGTGACAACCATGGAATTACCCGTATACTCGATCATTGTCCCAGACAGAATAAGAGGTATGATTATCCTCGAAGTAGAAGGATTGCATGCACTATATCAAGCAACGCTAGGCGTCAAACACGTCAAGAGACGGAGGCCTGTGCTAATCAAGGAAAATGAAATTGAGCAATTCGTGGTAGTTAGACCTGTTACAGTACACCTAAAACCTGGTGACATAGTTACTATAATACGTGGACCGTTAAGAGGAGTTAAAGGCAAGGTTATTAATGTAAATGAAAAAAAAGAGGAGGTTGAGTTAAGCATATTAGAAACTGATTTCCGTATGACTACGACAGTGCCTCTAGATGATGTGAGGCCTGCCGAGGGTGAGTAA
- a CDS encoding 50S ribosomal protein L11, with the protein MSSGREKVLTFLVEGGKARPGPPLGPTLSSAGLNVGKVIQEINEKTKSYEGLTVPVKIIVDPSTKKYRIEVGIPTTTALLLLAVGAKEPSGDPMHQKIGDLPIEKIVEITLQKKPQLLAKTLKRAVETVLGSARSIGITVDGKDAKEVSKEVDEGKYDALLAKYEEEWVEEED; encoded by the coding sequence ATGAGTAGTGGAAGAGAGAAAGTATTAACGTTTCTTGTGGAAGGAGGAAAAGCTAGACCTGGCCCCCCGTTAGGTCCTACACTCTCCTCTGCAGGGTTAAATGTAGGAAAAGTTATCCAAGAGATAAACGAGAAAACTAAATCCTACGAAGGATTAACAGTTCCTGTGAAAATCATAGTGGATCCGTCAACAAAGAAATATAGAATAGAAGTAGGTATACCTACTACAACAGCCTTACTGCTCTTAGCTGTAGGAGCAAAGGAGCCTAGTGGTGATCCTATGCACCAGAAGATAGGTGATCTTCCTATTGAGAAGATTGTTGAAATAACATTACAGAAGAAACCTCAGTTACTTGCAAAAACATTGAAGCGAGCAGTCGAGACTGTTCTTGGATCAGCGAGAAGCATAGGAATAACTGTTGATGGGAAAGACGCTAAAGAGGTCAGTAAAGAGGTTGATGAAGGGAAATACGATGCGCTTCTAGCTAAATATGAAGAAGAATGGGTGGAGGAAGAGGATTAA
- a CDS encoding 50S ribosomal protein L1 has translation MPLDMDTVKKKVEIALKLGKKRNFLESVDATIVLKGIDLKSPEARIREIVYLPNKPNKDVKICIVAEGDLALKAKQLGLDVYSRQDLQGIEKKEAKLIAQRCNWVLVQVQLMGLAGRFLGPALGPRGKVPTPLPPNANLEDYIDRYKKAAMVRIKGQPQISLRIGTADMNPDKLAENLHAVYNIVEQKLGPQSIAKVIVKKTMGIPVEV, from the coding sequence ATGCCTCTGGACATGGATACGGTTAAGAAGAAAGTTGAAATAGCATTAAAACTAGGTAAAAAAAGAAACTTCCTCGAGTCGGTCGATGCCACAATAGTGCTTAAAGGAATAGACCTAAAAAGTCCTGAAGCTAGGATAAGGGAAATAGTATACCTACCTAACAAACCCAACAAAGATGTAAAAATTTGTATTGTTGCAGAAGGAGATTTAGCATTAAAGGCAAAGCAATTAGGCTTAGATGTATACAGTAGACAGGATTTGCAGGGGATAGAGAAAAAAGAAGCAAAACTGATCGCTCAGAGATGTAACTGGGTTTTAGTACAAGTACAGTTGATGGGTTTAGCAGGAAGGTTTTTGGGACCAGCCCTTGGACCTAGGGGGAAAGTCCCAACACCGTTGCCACCAAATGCCAACCTAGAGGACTATATTGACAGATACAAAAAAGCGGCTATGGTTAGGATAAAGGGGCAACCCCAAATAAGTTTAAGGATAGGGACAGCCGATATGAATCCAGATAAACTAGCCGAGAATCTCCATGCAGTATATAATATAGTCGAACAAAAACTAGGACCTCAATCCATAGCTAAGGTAATTGTTAAAAAGACCATGGGAATACCTGTGGAGGTGTAA
- a CDS encoding 50S ribosomal protein L10 — MSQVVIKRGRLEVPEWKKKAVGELATEIKKYKVIGVGSLERLPTAQFQQIRKKLRNKVLFKVVKTSIAVRALERAGIDLEKLQHYVTGSLMVVLTDMNPFELAKTLDELKVPVPAKPGQVAESDIIVPAGDTGIKPGPQLSTFSKLKIPYQIKGGSVWISKDTVVARKGSVISSDLAGFLQKMGILPFEVSVKLRAVYDGGIVIPGDRLKLDLEQTTSELLKAVRSGLEVGSEIVYPAKEVIELTLTKAYRRAVAIASEAGYLTPETAEQVFRSAIMKANAIIASFSEDIAKEVGVEPIAAAPVAAATAPAKEEKKEEEKKEEKEEEEEELSEEDLAAGLGALFG; from the coding sequence ATGAGCCAGGTAGTCATTAAGAGAGGTAGACTGGAGGTTCCTGAATGGAAGAAGAAAGCTGTAGGAGAACTAGCTACTGAGATTAAGAAATATAAAGTAATTGGAGTAGGATCGCTTGAGAGGCTGCCAACTGCTCAGTTCCAGCAAATTAGGAAGAAACTTAGGAATAAAGTGCTGTTTAAGGTAGTTAAGACGAGTATAGCGGTTAGAGCTTTAGAGAGAGCTGGAATAGATCTAGAGAAGCTGCAACATTATGTAACAGGTAGCTTGATGGTTGTACTTACTGATATGAACCCCTTCGAACTAGCTAAGACTCTTGACGAATTAAAAGTCCCGGTCCCAGCAAAGCCTGGTCAAGTGGCTGAAAGCGATATAATTGTTCCAGCAGGAGATACTGGTATAAAACCTGGACCGCAACTGAGTACCTTCAGCAAACTAAAGATACCTTACCAGATCAAAGGAGGTAGTGTTTGGATCAGTAAAGATACTGTGGTTGCAAGGAAAGGCAGTGTAATTAGCAGTGATCTAGCAGGGTTCCTCCAAAAAATGGGTATACTTCCATTTGAGGTAAGCGTAAAACTAAGAGCAGTCTATGACGGGGGAATCGTGATTCCCGGCGATAGATTAAAGCTTGATTTAGAACAGACTACAAGTGAATTGCTAAAGGCTGTTAGATCCGGATTAGAAGTCGGTAGCGAAATAGTATATCCTGCCAAGGAGGTTATCGAATTAACTCTTACCAAGGCTTATAGAAGAGCAGTCGCTATCGCCTCTGAAGCTGGATACCTGACACCGGAAACTGCAGAACAAGTATTCAGATCAGCTATAATGAAAGCAAATGCTATCATCGCGAGTTTTAGTGAAGATATAGCTAAGGAAGTTGGTGTTGAACCTATAGCGGCGGCACCCGTAGCAGCTGCAACAGCACCAGCAAAGGAAGAGAAGAAGGAAGAGGAAAAGAAGGAAGAAAAAGAAGAGGAAGAAGAAGAACTATCCGAGGAAGACCTCGCAGCAGGCCTCGGAGCACTATTCGGATAA
- the rpl12p gene encoding 50S ribosomal protein P1: MEYIYAALVLHYAGKEITEENVKKILEAAGVEVDDVRVKALVAGLKSIDIEEVIKNAMASPIAAAPVAAATAPAKEEKKEEEKEEEKEEEEEELSEEDLAAGLGALFG; the protein is encoded by the coding sequence ATGGAATATATATATGCGGCTCTGGTTCTCCATTATGCAGGTAAGGAGATCACAGAGGAAAATGTGAAGAAAATACTTGAGGCTGCAGGTGTTGAAGTAGACGATGTAAGAGTGAAAGCCCTAGTAGCTGGTCTTAAGTCGATAGATATTGAAGAAGTTATAAAGAACGCTATGGCCTCTCCTATAGCGGCGGCACCCGTAGCAGCTGCAACAGCACCAGCAAAGGAAGAGAAGAAGGAAGAGGAAAAGGAGGAAGAAAAAGAAGAGGAAGAAGAAGAACTATCCGAGGAAGACCTCGCAGCAGGCCTCGGAGCACTATTCGGATAA
- the alaS gene encoding alanine--tRNA ligase yields the protein MEGEASEKEYALKFFKDNGFKRYKCKVGKEYFWSLGEHETCQDAPCTEYWFDKIPSIRRLSVKEARELFLGFFERNSHTRLEPRPVVARWRDDLFLTIASIVVFQPHVTGGLVPPPANPLVISQPSIRLEDIDNVGLTIGRHLTSFEMAAHHAFNYPDKMIYWKEKTVEYAYQFFTEEMRIPRELITFKESWWEGGGNAGPSFEVAVGGLELATLVFMKYKITDKGYEEIPIKIVDTGYGVERLSWFTAKTPTAFHAIYGELLAKFRNNLAIEEPDESILWKAYKAAGRLDPENPQSIKQYFKRISKETGLSIEHIKENLDRERALYSILDHTKTIVLMLGDGIVPSNTGEGYLARLVVRRALRQLWKIKAENSLQELIEMQIDYWKNSFPRLIGSRDYILDAVAYEENKYRETLRKGISIALKIVQKSKRITIEDLIKLYESNGIPPDLIAEEAKKNNLEIDVPENFYSIVASRHESQTKLGKKSGEDKGQLPGNIIDWASQFPATKRLFHEDSYRREFYGKPIGYNGVYLILDQTAFYPIGGGQDYDTGTITTESGQYEVKGAYKTRGDVIIHVLDKPFKPANLVHGKIDWIRRYRLMRHHTATHVVLGAARRVLGKHVWQAGAEKTVEKARLDITHHKPLNQEQISEIERLANYIVDCRKKVSTFIFDRNTAEEKYGFGLYQGGVPRTPYIRVVDIDGWDTQACFGTHLQNTGEIGGIKIVNVERLADGIIRLEYVAGTRVAEKAGEYDKVLSSVGELLKSDKENLPIRVRKLIEYERMLESSLNKYRKVYVDFLTRSVIEIKSVELLVFEPLEKEQKAVQDILKQVTSSRERLVALAILNIGDSHQIFIALSGKAARTITAKEIARKLLELIPGKGGGGKTFASIRIQEQMEKRDLEEIVRNLLENAS from the coding sequence TTGGAGGGTGAAGCAAGCGAGAAGGAATACGCGTTGAAGTTCTTCAAAGACAATGGGTTCAAACGCTACAAATGTAAAGTTGGGAAAGAGTATTTTTGGTCCTTAGGAGAACATGAAACATGCCAAGATGCTCCATGTACTGAATATTGGTTTGACAAAATACCTTCTATCAGAAGGCTTAGTGTTAAGGAAGCTAGAGAACTCTTTCTAGGGTTCTTCGAAAGAAACAGTCACACAAGGCTTGAGCCGAGGCCAGTTGTTGCTAGATGGAGAGACGATCTCTTCCTTACAATTGCTTCTATAGTTGTTTTCCAACCTCATGTTACTGGAGGCCTAGTTCCTCCTCCTGCCAATCCGTTAGTAATTTCACAACCCTCTATCAGGCTTGAAGATATAGATAATGTAGGCTTGACTATCGGTAGGCATTTGACTAGCTTTGAAATGGCTGCACACCATGCTTTCAACTATCCTGACAAGATGATATACTGGAAGGAAAAAACTGTCGAGTATGCTTACCAGTTCTTCACTGAAGAAATGAGAATACCTAGAGAATTAATCACTTTCAAAGAATCCTGGTGGGAAGGTGGAGGGAACGCTGGACCGTCATTCGAGGTCGCCGTAGGCGGATTGGAGCTAGCGACACTAGTGTTCATGAAATATAAAATAACAGACAAAGGATACGAAGAAATACCGATTAAAATAGTTGACACAGGATATGGAGTAGAAAGATTATCTTGGTTTACCGCGAAAACACCCACCGCCTTCCATGCTATTTACGGCGAGCTACTAGCAAAATTCAGGAACAATCTAGCAATAGAAGAACCAGATGAGTCTATATTATGGAAAGCCTATAAAGCAGCGGGGAGACTGGATCCTGAGAACCCTCAAAGCATTAAACAGTATTTCAAGCGGATTTCGAAGGAGACTGGACTTAGTATTGAGCATATTAAAGAGAACTTAGATAGAGAAAGAGCCCTATATAGCATCTTAGATCACACGAAGACGATTGTATTAATGCTTGGAGATGGAATTGTACCAAGTAACACTGGAGAGGGTTACTTAGCTAGACTTGTCGTTAGACGTGCCCTTAGGCAATTATGGAAAATAAAAGCAGAGAATTCTCTGCAAGAACTCATTGAAATGCAGATAGATTACTGGAAAAACAGTTTCCCTCGATTAATAGGGTCGAGAGACTATATACTCGATGCTGTGGCTTATGAAGAAAATAAATATAGAGAGACACTAAGGAAAGGAATATCCATAGCATTAAAGATTGTCCAGAAAAGTAAGAGAATAACAATAGAAGATTTAATTAAGCTATATGAAAGCAATGGAATCCCTCCTGACTTAATAGCAGAAGAAGCAAAGAAGAATAACCTAGAAATAGATGTTCCAGAAAACTTTTACAGCATAGTCGCATCTAGACATGAGTCACAAACCAAACTAGGAAAGAAATCCGGAGAAGATAAAGGGCAACTACCTGGTAACATAATAGATTGGGCTTCACAATTTCCTGCAACAAAAAGACTCTTCCACGAAGACTCCTATCGAAGAGAATTTTATGGAAAACCAATAGGATACAACGGAGTATACCTCATACTAGACCAAACCGCCTTTTATCCTATCGGAGGAGGCCAAGACTATGATACAGGTACCATAACTACGGAATCGGGACAATACGAAGTTAAAGGAGCCTACAAAACCCGAGGAGATGTAATAATCCATGTCCTCGATAAGCCATTTAAACCTGCCAATCTCGTTCACGGCAAAATCGACTGGATCAGAAGATACAGATTAATGCGGCATCACACTGCCACTCACGTCGTGCTTGGGGCAGCTAGAAGGGTTCTAGGCAAACATGTATGGCAGGCAGGAGCTGAAAAAACCGTCGAGAAGGCACGCCTAGATATAACTCATCATAAACCGTTGAACCAAGAACAAATTAGTGAGATTGAAAGGCTGGCAAATTATATTGTTGACTGCCGAAAGAAAGTTTCAACATTCATTTTCGATAGGAATACGGCCGAAGAAAAATACGGTTTCGGGTTGTATCAAGGTGGAGTACCCAGAACACCATATATTCGTGTGGTAGACATTGACGGCTGGGATACTCAGGCATGTTTCGGAACTCACTTACAAAACACGGGAGAAATCGGTGGAATAAAAATCGTAAATGTAGAAAGACTAGCAGACGGCATTATAAGGTTAGAATATGTAGCGGGAACTAGAGTAGCAGAAAAAGCCGGTGAGTATGATAAAGTTCTCTCCAGCGTCGGCGAGTTACTCAAATCAGACAAAGAGAACCTTCCCATTAGAGTTAGAAAACTCATAGAATACGAGAGGATGCTTGAATCTAGCCTGAATAAATACCGTAAAGTATACGTGGATTTCCTTACAAGATCAGTAATTGAGATAAAAAGCGTGGAGCTACTCGTCTTTGAGCCGCTGGAAAAAGAACAAAAGGCTGTCCAGGATATTCTAAAACAGGTGACAAGTTCGAGGGAGAGACTTGTTGCTCTGGCTATACTAAATATAGGGGATTCCCATCAGATATTCATAGCTTTAAGCGGCAAGGCTGCAAGAACCATCACTGCAAAAGAGATTGCTAGGAAGCTCCTCGAATTAATCCCTGGAAAAGGTGGAGGTGGCAAAACTTTCGCGTCAATTCGGATTCAAGAACAGATGGAAAAGAGAGATCTGGAGGAAATTGTGAGGAACTTGTTAGAAAATGCAAGCTAA
- a CDS encoding DUF5616 domain-containing protein: protein MNLVNGVSDQSLLKECKNILYRCVHSKEFSTLINSRKTKEVLNSKLAIDLLNTLSTIYAIEKGYPVLKCTDGFTRDILSSRLKIRNLESELEEMLPIIGKIIGILKPSEVVMIIDRPIPWSRRLAQKIEGFNWTSPVKVMVGKCDSLLIKLGVKDYYIASSDVIVLQSIKKAIDLPELYVKIFKDGLAATCDLEKMTPRWMGEIC, encoded by the coding sequence ATCAACCTAGTAAATGGGGTCTCCGATCAATCCTTGTTAAAAGAGTGCAAGAACATACTGTATAGATGTGTTCACAGTAAAGAATTCTCTACACTAATAAACTCGCGGAAAACGAAAGAAGTGCTTAACAGTAAACTAGCTATAGATCTACTGAATACATTATCCACTATTTACGCTATAGAAAAAGGGTACCCTGTATTAAAATGTACTGATGGATTCACGAGAGACATCCTTTCATCTCGTCTTAAAATAAGGAATCTAGAGTCTGAACTCGAGGAAATGCTACCTATTATAGGCAAAATCATAGGCATCCTAAAACCCAGTGAGGTTGTAATGATTATAGATAGACCAATACCCTGGAGCAGGAGACTAGCACAAAAGATAGAAGGGTTCAACTGGACATCTCCAGTTAAAGTTATGGTCGGGAAATGCGATAGTCTACTAATAAAACTTGGGGTAAAGGACTACTATATAGCCTCTAGTGACGTGATCGTCTTACAATCCATAAAAAAGGCGATAGACTTACCAGAACTTTATGTAAAGATATTCAAGGATGGCCTAGCTGCTACTTGTGATTTAGAGAAGATGACTCCAAGGTGGATGGGAGAAATATGCTAA
- a CDS encoding DUF2153 domain-containing protein, protein MEHTDPGSALDFSASLERWVMLQKKLIDIVDKTKDQVEEFDRLELILSIRTLFQNMMRTLKAFDTWLQDPFITSQMPREYLLYVWGETYESFKTLVKLDIKHTSDMAKLIRENISKGSVNPLVNLLRDIILTTQQERKEKEDSQRGLYTI, encoded by the coding sequence TTGGAACACACTGACCCCGGATCAGCACTAGATTTTTCAGCTAGTCTTGAACGGTGGGTAATGCTACAAAAGAAACTCATAGATATAGTAGATAAGACCAAAGATCAAGTAGAAGAATTCGATAGATTAGAGTTAATCCTTTCGATTAGAACACTCTTCCAAAACATGATGAGAACACTAAAGGCATTCGATACATGGTTACAGGATCCTTTTATAACGAGTCAAATGCCAAGGGAATACCTCCTCTATGTTTGGGGGGAGACATATGAGTCGTTCAAAACTCTTGTAAAGTTAGATATTAAGCATACTTCGGATATGGCTAAGCTTATAAGAGAGAACATTTCAAAAGGAAGCGTCAATCCTCTAGTCAACCTCCTACGGGACATAATTCTAACAACGCAACAAGAGAGGAAGGAGAAGGAAGACTCGCAGAGAGGCCTTTATACTATTTAG
- the glmM gene encoding phosphoglucosamine mutase — MGVLFGTDGVRGVVNFELTPEKALRMGQAVGAYLQQGSRILIGRDVRAGGDMIFHAVVSGLQSQGVKVYYVGYIPTPGLQYILKTHSEYDAGIMITASHNPPQYNGIKVLSSQGVEMSREAEREIEEIYFEGKFRQVQWNDIINDVRLHDGAIEEYVEGILHHIDSKLISSKNFKVVVDPANSVGALVTPVVLRELGVKVYTINGHLDPFFPGREPEPTVDSLKELSRMVVEAGADLGVGHDGDADRAILVDERGNIWWGDRSGSLIAGYIADRKPGLPRRVYTGVSSSILVEEYLGSKGIEVRWTPVGSVIISHMILKEGGAIAGFEENGGYIHPSHQIVRDGAMKTALFLEMMAETGLKASELFSLLPRYYPIKTKIPMSRDKAKMVVERLREKYSGLKTVSIDGLKVFGEDYWFLVRPSGTEPVLRIMLEAKSLEKAKKLLGDLKENIRTMI; from the coding sequence ATGGGAGTCTTGTTTGGAACGGATGGGGTTAGAGGAGTAGTAAATTTTGAGCTTACACCAGAAAAAGCTTTAAGAATGGGACAAGCAGTTGGCGCTTATCTTCAACAAGGTTCAAGAATCCTAATAGGGAGGGATGTAAGAGCAGGAGGAGACATGATTTTTCATGCAGTTGTTTCAGGGTTACAGTCTCAGGGAGTAAAAGTTTACTATGTTGGTTATATTCCTACGCCAGGTCTACAATACATATTGAAGACCCACAGCGAATATGATGCAGGCATAATGATTACAGCTAGCCATAATCCTCCTCAATACAACGGAATAAAAGTACTGTCATCCCAAGGTGTTGAAATGAGTAGAGAAGCTGAAAGAGAGATAGAGGAAATATACTTTGAAGGAAAGTTTAGACAGGTTCAGTGGAATGATATAATTAACGATGTAAGATTGCATGATGGTGCAATAGAAGAATACGTTGAAGGCATATTACATCACATAGACTCGAAACTAATATCTTCCAAGAACTTCAAAGTAGTAGTAGATCCAGCCAACAGTGTTGGCGCTTTAGTAACTCCCGTTGTTCTGAGGGAATTGGGTGTAAAAGTATATACAATTAACGGTCATCTGGATCCCTTCTTTCCCGGAAGAGAACCAGAGCCTACTGTTGATTCCCTCAAAGAACTATCCAGGATGGTTGTAGAAGCAGGAGCAGATCTTGGTGTAGGACATGATGGTGATGCAGATAGGGCTATACTAGTAGACGAGAGGGGTAATATATGGTGGGGAGATAGAAGCGGCTCACTTATAGCAGGATATATAGCCGATAGGAAACCCGGTCTTCCCAGAAGAGTGTATACAGGAGTTTCTAGCTCCATACTGGTAGAGGAATACTTAGGGTCAAAGGGAATAGAGGTTCGATGGACTCCTGTTGGAAGCGTGATTATATCACACATGATACTAAAAGAAGGTGGAGCAATAGCAGGCTTCGAAGAAAACGGAGGGTATATACATCCTTCGCATCAAATTGTCCGTGATGGTGCTATGAAAACAGCTTTGTTCCTAGAAATGATGGCTGAAACTGGGCTGAAGGCTAGTGAATTATTTTCTCTTCTTCCACGTTATTATCCGATTAAAACTAAAATACCGATGAGTCGAGATAAAGCAAAAATGGTAGTTGAAAGGTTACGAGAGAAATATTCGGGCTTAAAGACTGTAAGTATAGATGGATTAAAGGTATTCGGCGAAGACTACTGGTTCCTTGTCAGGCCTAGTGGAACAGAACCTGTTCTAAGAATAATGTTGGAAGCAAAATCACTCGAAAAGGCTAAGAAACTACTCGGAGATCTAAAGGAAAATATTCGAACTATGATTTAG